The following coding sequences lie in one Oncorhynchus kisutch isolate 150728-3 linkage group LG3, Okis_V2, whole genome shotgun sequence genomic window:
- the cdca2 gene encoding cell division cycle-associated protein 2 isoform X1 translates to MASSELKMDNVEGTETLNELEASCPPLSNITTLLELSQLTPSQLDFSPQSFTPSSNAKEKSRLAQLKVKRRSNVGVRGSPETNSLIRYIAQQRMKTPPTTTQPTQARTFSPRFPSTLKQKMAIFQSIMAVEENENETVPQQDNHTGGCIKTRDFLSGDGWSCDDGSGGKENKTPVSQPPFLTPPPSKRRCTAVSQGNCVEEIGEANTLVLKHTGTILKQQQNNEAAVVQNKDHHPALTVTPGVQPQNDTELSGELERASVSLPPALHTNTVSQVTRGEPQSSPLKQICTPTKEEQDQECSFEVHSSNQPLVVHSGPDRTTLSPLFAIPSLLEMNPTDEADSSGGNITSTVKRKKQVRFGILLPPELFDKKLPPSTPLRKGGTPGRVPTSAGVSQLRSLLKTPQRTPLNLAQPDFSSPSLTGASPPLTSGHCCGEQSADTQGKITFPSMEDDVDSSLDNAELETRPLDLNSAFQKEDSICEALPDAAPVPDPAPVPDPALDREPESDAPATARSRSRKRKQPEEESKPVKKRSTRTAAKSACGRMKNLAKRGFGKKEVNHSLYGKRAYASKNPNLSPITENLSSLSCSPTPQHPHTSRHTTKGDSSLLEDVINSDPITGVVMAAALWQSRLCPAAGGVSPEDTIPAAEPSVGPSEAPVGFTTGCSGTGRAARAGRRWSGPTNTFRTKEQKEPSVIRGRGKGRKVSVPVDDCLSEEQVEHTDQDPTETSQAEVSESSPAKHTVPGDREGEPNAQCTSDPVDTDQCTCTLPDAGRSGESPVRADTTCCPPTHEVSATVASLEQEAVSHVEQRPNKGKQRGEARGPGRSRGRRSSIYASSVVEEREEAQAPQSNGPEAVESRQDVENDVHGSEMEQGSITEQASFRDSLLPPWAQEEFSIDDVLRPLPSRGRRSVRRSLRNQSQSSTLEARGSGLAWLPQTSPDSIRAIRRKTRGRRSSIQALLPPPLDVCLNVPPPTT, encoded by the exons ATGGCCAGTTCAGAGCTGAAAATGGACAACGTTGAGGGAACTGAAACCTTGAATGAACTGGAGGCCTCGTGTCCTCCTCTGAGCAACATCACAACACTTTTGGAATTATCCCAGCTCACACCCTCCCAACTGGATTTCTCCCCTCAGAGCTTCACGCCGTCTTCTAACGCCAAAG AAAAATCTCGCCTGGCTCAGCTGAAGGTTAAGCGGAGGTCTAATGTTGGGGTACGGGGCTCACCAGAGACCAACTCCCTTATCCGCTACATAGCCCAACAGAGGATGAAAACTCCCCCCACAACCACACAG CCTACCCAAGCCAGAACCTTCTCTCCCAGATTCCCCTCTACTCTAAAGCAGAAGATGGCTATTTTCCAGAGCATAATGGCTGTGGAGGAGAATGAGAATGAAACGGTACCACAACAGGACAATCACACCGGGGGATGCATCAAGACAAGAGATTTTCTGTCTGGTG ATGGGTGGAGCTGTGATGATGGCAGTGGTGGGAAGGAGAACAAGACCCCAGTGAGCCAGCCTCCCTTTCTAACTCCACCACCCAGTAAGAGGCGCTGCACAGCAGTCTCCCAGGGGAACTGTGTGGAGGAAATTGGTGAGGCCAACACTCTTGTCCTCAAACACACCGGCACCATACTGAAGCAGCAACAAAACAATGAG GCTGCAGTTGTCCAGAACAAGGACCATCATCCAGCTCTCACTGTAACACCCGGCGTACAGCCCCAGAATGACACTGAGCTCTCTGGTGAGCTAGAACGCGCTAGTGTGTCCCTGCCACCAGCCCTGCATACTAATACTGTGTCCCAGGTCACACGGGGGGagccccagtcctctcctctaaAGCAGATTTGTACTCCCACCAAGGAGGAGCAGGACCAA GAATGCTCCTTTGAAGTCCACAGCTCCAACCAACCTCTGGTTGTGCATTCAGGACCAGACAGGACAACTCTGTCCCCTCTGTTTGCCATTCCATCTCTTCTGGAGATGAACCCCACAG aTGAAGCTGATTCCTCTGGTGGTAACATTACCTCAACTGTGAAGAGGAAGAAGCAGGTGCGTTTCGGGATCCTGCTGCCCCCCGAGCTCTTTGACAAGAAGCTGCCCCCCAGCACCCCTCTGCGGAAGGGGGGCACCCCGGGCAGGGTCCCAACATCTGCCGGGGTGTCCCAGCTGAGGTCACTGCTGAAGACCCCCCAGAGGACCCCTTTAAACCTGGCCCAGCCAGACTTCAGCAGCCCCTCTCTGACTGGAGCATCCCCACCCCTCACTAGTGGGCACTGCTGTGGGGAACAGAGCGCTGACACTCAGGGAAAG ATCACTTTCCCTTCAATGGAAGATGATGTTGACAGTTCCTTGGACAATGCAG AGCTGGAGACTCGACCTCTGGATTTGAACTCCGCTTTCCAAAAGGAGGACTCCATTTGTGAGGCACTGCCAG ATGCTGCCCCGGTGCCTGACCCCGCCCCAGTGCCTGATCCTGCCCTGGACCGTGAACCAGAATCAGACGCCCCTGCCACAGCCCGCTCTCGCAGCAGAAAGAGAAAG CAACCAGAGGAGGAAAGTAAGCCTGTGAAGAAGAGGTCGACGCGTACGGCTGCCAAGTCTGCCTGTGGGAGGATGAAG AACTTAGCAAAGCGTGGCTTTGGGAAGAAGGAGGTAAATCACTCTCTGTACGGCAAGAGAGCCTATGCATCCAAGAACCCCAACCTCAGCCCAATCACGGAGAACCTGTCCTCCCTCAGCTGCTCCCCCACCCCTCAACACCCCCACACCTCCAGACACACAA CCAAAGGAGACTCCAGCCTATTGGAAGATGTCATTAACAGCGACCCAATCACTGGAGTGGTCATGGCTGCAGCCCTGTGGCAAAGCCGCCTGTGCCCCGCTGCCGGTGGGGTCTCACCAGAAGACACCATCCCAGCTGCAGAGCCATCTGTTGGGCCTTCAGAAGCCCCTGTAGGCTTTACCACAGGCTGCTCTGGGACTGGGAGGGCAGCACGGGCTGGGAGACGGTGGTCAGGTCCAACAAATACCTTCAGAACCAAAGAGCAGAAAGAACCGAGTGTTATTAGAGGTAGAGGGAAAGGCAGGAAGGTGAGTGTTCCTGTTGATGACTGTCTCAGTGAAGAGCAGGTAGAGCACACTGATCAAGACCCAACAGAAACAAGCCAGGCAGAGGTTTCAGAGTCCAGTCCAGCCAAGCACACTGTACCTGGTGACCGAGAGGGTGAACCTAATGCTCAGTGTACCTCAGACCCTGTAGATACAGATCAATGCACTTGCACACTACCAGATGCAGGTAGGAGTGGGGAAAGTCCAGTTAGGGCAGACACTACATGCTGCCCTCCTACACATGAGGTTAGCGCCACAGTGGCTTCATTAGAGCAGGAGGCAGTGAGCCATGTAGAACAGAGACCAAACAAAGGCAAGCAGAGAGGAGAAGCCCGGGGCCCAGGCCGCTCCAGGGGTAGAAGGAGCTCTATATACGCCAGCTCAGtcgtagaggagagggaggaggcgcAGGCACCTCAGTCAAATGGTCCAGAGGCAGTGGAGAGCAGGCAAGATGTGGAGAATGACGTCCACGGGTCAGAGATGGAGCAGGGTAGCATTACAGAACAGGCCTCCTTCCGagactccctccttcccccctggGCACAGGAAGAGTTCAGTATCGACGATGTGCTGCGGCCTCTTCCCAGCAGGGGGCGTCGGTCTGTCCGCCGCAGCCTGAGGAACCAGAGCCAGAGCAGCACCCTAGAGGCCAGAGGCTCCGGCCTGGCCTGGCTGCCCCAAACCTCCCCAGACTCCATCAGGGCTATCCGCAGGAAGACCAGGGGCCGCCGCAGCTCAATCCAGGCTCTATTGCCCCCTCCCCTGGA TGTTTGTCTGAACGTGCCGCCTCCTACTACTTAA
- the cdca2 gene encoding cell division cycle-associated protein 2 isoform X2, giving the protein MASSELKMDNVEGTETLNELEASCPPLSNITTLLELSQLTPSQLDFSPQSFTPSSNAKEKSRLAQLKVKRRSNVGVRGSPETNSLIRYIAQQRMKTPPTTTQPTQARTFSPRFPSTLKQKMAIFQSIMAVEENENETVPQQDNHTGGCIKTRDFLSGDGWSCDDGSGGKENKTPVSQPPFLTPPPSKRRCTAVSQGNCVEEIGEANTLVLKHTGTILKQQQNNEAAVVQNKDHHPALTVTPGVQPQNDTELSGELERASVSLPPALHTNTVSQVTRGEPQSSPLKQICTPTKEEQDQECSFEVHSSNQPLVVHSGPDRTTLSPLFAIPSLLEMNPTDEADSSGGNITSTVKRKKQVRFGILLPPELFDKKLPPSTPLRKGGTPGRVPTSAGVSQLRSLLKTPQRTPLNLAQPDFSSPSLTGASPPLTSGHCCGEQSADTQGKITFPSMEDDVDSSLDNAELETRPLDLNSAFQKEDSICEALPDAAPVPDPAPVPDPALDREPESDAPATARSRSRKRKQPEEESKPVKKRSTRTAAKSACGRMKNLAKRGFGKKEVNHSLYGKRAYASKNPNLSPITENLSSLSCSPTPQHPHTSRHTTKGDSSLLEDVINSDPITGVVMAAALWQSRLCPAAGGVSPEDTIPAAEPSVGPSEAPVGFTTGCSGTGRAARAGRRWSGPTNTFRTKEQKEPSVIRGRGKGRKVSVPVDDCLSEEQVEHTDQDPTETSQAEVSESSPAKHTVPGDREGEPNAQCTSDPVDTDQCTCTLPDAGRSGESPVRADTTCCPPTHEVSATVASLEQEAVSHVEQRPNKGKQRGEARGPGRSRGRRSSIYASSVVEEREEAQAPQSNGPEAVESRQDVENDVHGSEMEQGSITEQASFRDSLLPPWAQEEFSIDDVLRPLPSRGRRSVRRSLRNQSQSSTLEARGSGLAWLPQTSPDSIRAIRRKTRGRRSSIQALLPPPLE; this is encoded by the exons ATGGCCAGTTCAGAGCTGAAAATGGACAACGTTGAGGGAACTGAAACCTTGAATGAACTGGAGGCCTCGTGTCCTCCTCTGAGCAACATCACAACACTTTTGGAATTATCCCAGCTCACACCCTCCCAACTGGATTTCTCCCCTCAGAGCTTCACGCCGTCTTCTAACGCCAAAG AAAAATCTCGCCTGGCTCAGCTGAAGGTTAAGCGGAGGTCTAATGTTGGGGTACGGGGCTCACCAGAGACCAACTCCCTTATCCGCTACATAGCCCAACAGAGGATGAAAACTCCCCCCACAACCACACAG CCTACCCAAGCCAGAACCTTCTCTCCCAGATTCCCCTCTACTCTAAAGCAGAAGATGGCTATTTTCCAGAGCATAATGGCTGTGGAGGAGAATGAGAATGAAACGGTACCACAACAGGACAATCACACCGGGGGATGCATCAAGACAAGAGATTTTCTGTCTGGTG ATGGGTGGAGCTGTGATGATGGCAGTGGTGGGAAGGAGAACAAGACCCCAGTGAGCCAGCCTCCCTTTCTAACTCCACCACCCAGTAAGAGGCGCTGCACAGCAGTCTCCCAGGGGAACTGTGTGGAGGAAATTGGTGAGGCCAACACTCTTGTCCTCAAACACACCGGCACCATACTGAAGCAGCAACAAAACAATGAG GCTGCAGTTGTCCAGAACAAGGACCATCATCCAGCTCTCACTGTAACACCCGGCGTACAGCCCCAGAATGACACTGAGCTCTCTGGTGAGCTAGAACGCGCTAGTGTGTCCCTGCCACCAGCCCTGCATACTAATACTGTGTCCCAGGTCACACGGGGGGagccccagtcctctcctctaaAGCAGATTTGTACTCCCACCAAGGAGGAGCAGGACCAA GAATGCTCCTTTGAAGTCCACAGCTCCAACCAACCTCTGGTTGTGCATTCAGGACCAGACAGGACAACTCTGTCCCCTCTGTTTGCCATTCCATCTCTTCTGGAGATGAACCCCACAG aTGAAGCTGATTCCTCTGGTGGTAACATTACCTCAACTGTGAAGAGGAAGAAGCAGGTGCGTTTCGGGATCCTGCTGCCCCCCGAGCTCTTTGACAAGAAGCTGCCCCCCAGCACCCCTCTGCGGAAGGGGGGCACCCCGGGCAGGGTCCCAACATCTGCCGGGGTGTCCCAGCTGAGGTCACTGCTGAAGACCCCCCAGAGGACCCCTTTAAACCTGGCCCAGCCAGACTTCAGCAGCCCCTCTCTGACTGGAGCATCCCCACCCCTCACTAGTGGGCACTGCTGTGGGGAACAGAGCGCTGACACTCAGGGAAAG ATCACTTTCCCTTCAATGGAAGATGATGTTGACAGTTCCTTGGACAATGCAG AGCTGGAGACTCGACCTCTGGATTTGAACTCCGCTTTCCAAAAGGAGGACTCCATTTGTGAGGCACTGCCAG ATGCTGCCCCGGTGCCTGACCCCGCCCCAGTGCCTGATCCTGCCCTGGACCGTGAACCAGAATCAGACGCCCCTGCCACAGCCCGCTCTCGCAGCAGAAAGAGAAAG CAACCAGAGGAGGAAAGTAAGCCTGTGAAGAAGAGGTCGACGCGTACGGCTGCCAAGTCTGCCTGTGGGAGGATGAAG AACTTAGCAAAGCGTGGCTTTGGGAAGAAGGAGGTAAATCACTCTCTGTACGGCAAGAGAGCCTATGCATCCAAGAACCCCAACCTCAGCCCAATCACGGAGAACCTGTCCTCCCTCAGCTGCTCCCCCACCCCTCAACACCCCCACACCTCCAGACACACAA CCAAAGGAGACTCCAGCCTATTGGAAGATGTCATTAACAGCGACCCAATCACTGGAGTGGTCATGGCTGCAGCCCTGTGGCAAAGCCGCCTGTGCCCCGCTGCCGGTGGGGTCTCACCAGAAGACACCATCCCAGCTGCAGAGCCATCTGTTGGGCCTTCAGAAGCCCCTGTAGGCTTTACCACAGGCTGCTCTGGGACTGGGAGGGCAGCACGGGCTGGGAGACGGTGGTCAGGTCCAACAAATACCTTCAGAACCAAAGAGCAGAAAGAACCGAGTGTTATTAGAGGTAGAGGGAAAGGCAGGAAGGTGAGTGTTCCTGTTGATGACTGTCTCAGTGAAGAGCAGGTAGAGCACACTGATCAAGACCCAACAGAAACAAGCCAGGCAGAGGTTTCAGAGTCCAGTCCAGCCAAGCACACTGTACCTGGTGACCGAGAGGGTGAACCTAATGCTCAGTGTACCTCAGACCCTGTAGATACAGATCAATGCACTTGCACACTACCAGATGCAGGTAGGAGTGGGGAAAGTCCAGTTAGGGCAGACACTACATGCTGCCCTCCTACACATGAGGTTAGCGCCACAGTGGCTTCATTAGAGCAGGAGGCAGTGAGCCATGTAGAACAGAGACCAAACAAAGGCAAGCAGAGAGGAGAAGCCCGGGGCCCAGGCCGCTCCAGGGGTAGAAGGAGCTCTATATACGCCAGCTCAGtcgtagaggagagggaggaggcgcAGGCACCTCAGTCAAATGGTCCAGAGGCAGTGGAGAGCAGGCAAGATGTGGAGAATGACGTCCACGGGTCAGAGATGGAGCAGGGTAGCATTACAGAACAGGCCTCCTTCCGagactccctccttcccccctggGCACAGGAAGAGTTCAGTATCGACGATGTGCTGCGGCCTCTTCCCAGCAGGGGGCGTCGGTCTGTCCGCCGCAGCCTGAGGAACCAGAGCCAGAGCAGCACCCTAGAGGCCAGAGGCTCCGGCCTGGCCTGGCTGCCCCAAACCTCCCCAGACTCCATCAGGGCTATCCGCAGGAAGACCAGGGGCCGCCGCAGCTCAATCCAGGCTCTATTGCCCCCTCCCCTGGAGTAA